One region of Microbacterium sufflavum genomic DNA includes:
- a CDS encoding amidohydrolase family protein: MHAATYFDGTRWRDGVVEATAEHVRLRAETPAPGLPRVPGGVVGGFTDHHVHLQLVDHALLRTSRLARVDDLGGNPAVLRELAVHNSATPDHAVEVRYAGAFLTPPGGYPSDRDWAPAGSVREVADEAAAVAAVDDLAAAGVALLKVAGNSTAGPVFADALVHAIVERADARGLPVVVHAEGPGEAQRAVRLGAARLAHAPFTERLDDAEVARHAASVSWISTLAIHDPAALRIAVDNVRRFHAAGGTVLYGTDMGNGPTPVDLHPAELDALRRAGLDDAALLRALAPADPRQPGALLLLLPDGSTDPFDARPLTAADLKV; the protein is encoded by the coding sequence ATGCACGCCGCGACGTACTTCGACGGCACCCGGTGGCGCGACGGCGTCGTCGAGGCGACCGCGGAACACGTGCGGCTCCGCGCCGAGACTCCGGCCCCCGGCCTCCCTCGCGTCCCCGGCGGGGTCGTCGGCGGCTTCACCGACCACCACGTGCACCTGCAGCTCGTCGACCACGCCCTGCTGCGCACCTCGCGCCTCGCCCGGGTCGACGACCTGGGCGGGAACCCCGCGGTGCTGCGTGAGCTCGCGGTGCACAACTCGGCCACCCCCGATCACGCCGTCGAGGTCCGGTACGCCGGAGCGTTCCTCACCCCGCCCGGCGGCTACCCGTCCGACCGCGACTGGGCCCCCGCGGGGTCGGTGCGGGAGGTCGCGGACGAGGCTGCCGCCGTCGCCGCGGTCGATGATCTCGCGGCCGCCGGCGTCGCCCTCCTCAAGGTCGCCGGCAACAGCACGGCCGGTCCGGTGTTCGCCGACGCGCTCGTCCACGCGATCGTCGAACGCGCGGACGCGCGCGGCCTGCCGGTGGTCGTGCACGCCGAGGGCCCCGGCGAGGCGCAGCGGGCCGTACGCCTCGGAGCCGCCCGCCTCGCGCACGCGCCGTTCACCGAGCGCCTCGACGACGCCGAGGTCGCCCGCCACGCGGCCTCGGTCTCCTGGATCTCGACCCTCGCGATCCACGACCCCGCCGCCCTGCGCATCGCCGTCGACAACGTGCGACGGTTCCACGCCGCCGGGGGCACCGTGCTCTACGGCACCGACATGGGCAACGGCCCCACCCCGGTCGACCTCCACCCCGCCGAGCTCGACGCCCTCCGCCGCGCGGGGCTCGACGACGCCGCCCTGCTGCGCGCCCTCGCCCCCGCGGACCCGCGGCAGCCCGGCGCGCTGCTGCTCCTGCTCCCGGACGGCTCGACCGATCCGTTCGACGCCCGCCCGCTTACCGCCGCCGACCTGAAGGTGTGA
- a CDS encoding MBL fold metallo-hydrolase, producing MQLAPHLHRLGNDIVASYLIDLPGGITLIDAGLPGHWKDLQHELSAIGRPLSDVRGLVLTHGDSDHIGFAERLRRETGVPVIIHAADAHRVRTGEKPRTPMGPARPLPMLGFLAYGLRKKALRTPHVASVVEVEDSAVLDLPGAPVVVGLPGHSPGSIAVHVPAVDAVFVGDALTTRHVLTGREGAQPAPFTDAPAEALASLDRLAALDASWVLPGHGAPWRGSPADIAAAVRAAA from the coding sequence ATGCAGCTCGCCCCGCACCTCCACCGCCTCGGCAACGACATCGTCGCCTCGTACCTGATCGACCTGCCCGGGGGCATCACGCTCATCGACGCCGGTCTGCCCGGACACTGGAAAGACCTGCAGCACGAGCTGTCCGCGATCGGTCGTCCGCTGTCCGACGTCCGCGGTCTCGTGCTCACCCACGGCGACAGTGACCACATCGGGTTCGCCGAACGCCTGCGCCGCGAGACCGGCGTGCCCGTGATCATCCACGCCGCCGACGCCCACCGCGTGCGCACGGGCGAGAAGCCCCGGACGCCGATGGGGCCCGCGCGCCCGCTCCCGATGCTGGGCTTCCTCGCCTACGGTCTGCGCAAGAAAGCGCTGCGCACGCCGCACGTCGCCTCGGTCGTCGAGGTGGAGGACAGTGCGGTGCTCGACCTGCCCGGCGCCCCGGTGGTCGTCGGTCTGCCCGGCCACTCGCCCGGCAGCATCGCGGTGCACGTGCCGGCGGTCGATGCGGTGTTCGTGGGCGACGCGCTCACGACGCGGCACGTGCTCACCGGGCGCGAGGGTGCCCAGCCGGCTCCCTTCACGGATGCACCCGCAGAGGCCCTGGCGTCGCTGGACCGGCTGGCCGCGCTCGACGCGTCGTGGGTGCTCCCCGGGCACGGCGCTCCCTGGCGCGGCTCCCCGGCCGACATCGCCGCCGCCGTCCGCGCCGCCGCCTGA
- a CDS encoding purine-cytosine permease family protein has product MTDIRPALIERAGIEIIPESERTAKPRDLFWPWFAANVSVFGMSYGSFVLGFGISFWQATLVSVIGIVVSFLLCGLIAIAGKRGSAPTMVLSRAAFGVQGQKIPGIVSWLTSIGWETFLAIMAVLATATVITQLGGDGDSLWLKVVATVVVAALIVTASVLGYHTIMRLQSVLTWVTGVVTVLYIVLAIPSIDLGVVLARPDGGIGQVIGALVMVMTGFGLGWINIAADWSRYQKRTASDGAIVAWNTIGGSVAPVILVVFGLLLGGSDDDLLTAIAADPIGALASILPLWVLVPFLLTAVLALVSGAVLGIYSSGLTLLSLGIRIPRPSAAAIDGVILTLGTIYVVFFATDFLGPFQSFLITLGVPLASWAGILIADILRRRADYDEQALFDSRGRYGAWDWTSIVTLVVASVIGWGFVLNGFAEAAPWNNWQGYLLFLVGGADGDWAYANLGVFFALVLSFVVTWFARAGKIRRQEAA; this is encoded by the coding sequence ATGACCGACATCAGGCCGGCTCTCATCGAGCGCGCAGGCATCGAGATCATCCCCGAATCCGAGCGGACCGCGAAGCCGCGCGACCTCTTCTGGCCGTGGTTCGCCGCGAACGTGTCGGTGTTCGGCATGTCGTACGGCTCGTTCGTGCTCGGCTTCGGCATCTCGTTCTGGCAGGCGACGCTCGTGTCGGTGATCGGCATCGTGGTGTCGTTCCTGCTGTGCGGGCTGATCGCGATCGCGGGCAAGCGCGGCTCCGCGCCGACCATGGTGCTCTCGCGGGCGGCGTTCGGCGTGCAGGGGCAGAAGATCCCCGGCATCGTCTCGTGGCTCACCTCGATCGGCTGGGAGACGTTCCTGGCGATCATGGCCGTGCTCGCCACCGCGACCGTGATCACGCAGCTCGGCGGCGACGGCGACAGCCTGTGGCTCAAGGTCGTCGCGACCGTCGTGGTGGCCGCGCTCATCGTCACGGCGTCCGTGCTGGGCTATCACACGATCATGCGCCTGCAGTCGGTGCTCACCTGGGTCACCGGCGTGGTGACCGTGCTCTACATCGTCCTCGCGATCCCGAGCATCGACCTCGGCGTGGTGCTCGCGCGTCCGGACGGCGGCATCGGGCAGGTGATCGGCGCACTCGTGATGGTGATGACCGGGTTCGGCCTGGGCTGGATCAACATCGCCGCGGACTGGTCGCGCTACCAGAAGCGCACGGCCTCCGACGGCGCGATCGTCGCCTGGAACACGATCGGCGGCTCGGTCGCGCCGGTCATCCTCGTCGTGTTCGGCCTGCTGCTCGGCGGCTCCGACGACGACCTGCTGACGGCGATCGCGGCCGACCCGATCGGCGCGCTCGCGAGCATCCTCCCGCTCTGGGTGCTGGTGCCGTTCCTGCTCACCGCGGTCCTCGCGCTCGTGTCGGGCGCCGTGCTGGGCATCTACTCCTCCGGCCTGACCCTGCTGAGCCTCGGCATCCGCATCCCGCGCCCGTCGGCGGCCGCGATCGACGGGGTCATCCTCACGCTCGGCACGATCTACGTGGTGTTCTTCGCGACCGACTTCCTCGGCCCGTTCCAGAGCTTCCTCATCACGCTCGGCGTGCCGCTCGCCTCCTGGGCCGGCATCCTGATCGCCGACATCCTCCGCCGCCGCGCCGACTACGACGAGCAGGCGCTGTTCGACAGCCGCGGCCGCTACGGCGCCTGGGACTGGACCTCGATCGTCACCCTGGTGGTCGCGAGCGTGATCGGCTGGGGATTCGTGCTCAACGGCTTCGCCGAGGCCGCCCCGTGGAACAACTGGCAGGGGTATCTGCTGTTCCTGGTCGGCGGCGCTGACGGCGACTGGGCGTACGCCAACCTCGGGGTGTTCTTCGCGCTCGTGCTGTCGTTCGTCGTGACCTGGTTCGCCAGGGCGGGGAAGATCCGCCGGCAGGAGGCGGCGTGA
- a CDS encoding tryptophan 2,3-dioxygenase → MHPENQRALEDGIVTDLTGRMTYGSYLALDQLLTAQHPVSQPEHHDEMLFIIQHQTTELWLKQVLHELSSARTLLAADDLREALKRIARVKKIQDVMTQQWSVLATLTPTEYAQFRGSLGTSSGFQSVQYRAVEFALGNKNEKMLGVFRDHPANLALLTAEWEKPTLYDEFLRYASRRGLPVPAEILDRDVREPYRETPALVPAIRAIYQDPGTHWDLYEACEDLVDLEDNFQFWRFRHLKTVSRTIGMKVGTGGSSGVGFLQRALDLTFFPELYTVRTEIGG, encoded by the coding sequence ATGCACCCGGAGAACCAGCGCGCCCTGGAAGACGGCATCGTCACCGACCTCACCGGACGGATGACCTACGGCTCGTACCTCGCCCTGGATCAGCTGCTCACCGCACAGCACCCCGTGAGCCAGCCGGAGCACCACGACGAGATGCTGTTCATCATCCAGCACCAGACCACCGAGCTGTGGCTCAAGCAGGTGCTGCACGAGCTGTCCTCCGCGCGCACGCTGCTGGCCGCCGACGACCTGCGTGAAGCCCTCAAGCGCATCGCCAGGGTCAAGAAGATCCAAGACGTGATGACGCAGCAGTGGTCCGTGCTCGCCACCCTCACCCCGACCGAATACGCGCAGTTCCGCGGCTCACTCGGCACCTCGTCCGGCTTCCAGTCGGTGCAGTACCGCGCCGTGGAGTTCGCGCTGGGCAACAAGAACGAGAAGATGCTCGGCGTCTTCCGCGACCATCCCGCGAACCTGGCGCTGCTCACCGCCGAGTGGGAGAAGCCCACGCTGTACGACGAGTTCCTGCGCTACGCCTCCCGCCGCGGACTGCCCGTTCCGGCCGAGATCCTCGACCGCGACGTGCGCGAGCCCTACCGCGAGACCCCGGCGCTGGTCCCCGCGATCCGCGCCATCTACCAGGACCCCGGCACGCACTGGGACCTGTACGAGGCGTGCGAAGACCTGGTCGACCTCGAGGACAACTTCCAGTTCTGGCGGTTCCGGCACCTCAAGACCGTGTCGCGCACGATCGGCATGAAGGTCGGTACGGGCGGCTCCAGCGGCGTCGGATTCCTGCAGCGCGCCCTCGACCTCACGTTCTTCCCCGAGCTCTACACCGTCCGCACCGAGATCGGCGGCTGA
- a CDS encoding cysteine hydrolase family protein, protein MTTTAGPGSRDAWLVVIDPQHIFASPDSAWGSPFFDDAMGNIRRLADAFGDRVLVTRWLPTADRSTSWGDYFAAWPFADRPADDALFDLVPAARGLSPHPTLDLPTFGKWGAELEAVVGHGAPVVLAGVSTDCCVISTALAAADAGARVTVAADACAGSTAENHAAAVQVMSLYPPQITVAETSALLSR, encoded by the coding sequence GTGACCACGACCGCCGGCCCGGGTTCACGGGACGCCTGGCTGGTCGTGATCGACCCTCAGCACATCTTCGCCTCGCCCGACTCCGCGTGGGGGTCGCCGTTCTTCGACGACGCGATGGGCAACATCCGGCGGCTCGCCGACGCGTTCGGCGACCGCGTGCTGGTGACGCGGTGGCTGCCCACGGCCGACCGCTCCACCTCCTGGGGCGACTACTTCGCCGCGTGGCCCTTCGCCGACCGCCCGGCCGACGACGCACTGTTCGACCTGGTTCCCGCGGCGCGCGGGCTGTCCCCGCACCCGACGCTCGACCTGCCCACGTTCGGCAAGTGGGGCGCGGAGCTGGAGGCGGTGGTGGGACACGGCGCGCCGGTGGTGCTGGCCGGCGTGTCCACCGACTGCTGCGTGATCTCCACGGCGCTCGCTGCCGCGGACGCGGGGGCCCGGGTGACCGTCGCCGCCGACGCCTGCGCCGGTTCCACGGCGGAGAACCACGCCGCCGCGGTGCAGGTCATGAGCCTTTACCCGCCGCAGATCACGGTCGCCGAGACGTCCGCCCTCTTGTCGCGCTGA
- a CDS encoding M18 family aminopeptidase, translating into MPVTPVALAHAEDLADFVAASPSSYHAAAEVARRLEDAGFTRLDEHDGWPSAAGGRYVVVRDGAAIAWVVPADATATTPVQVFGAHTDSPGFKLKPQPTTGVRGWLQAAVEVYGGPLLNSWLDRELRLAGRLALADGRVVLADTGALLRLPQLAIHLDRGVNNGLALDKQTETQPVWGLGDPSEADILAELAASAEVSVSDIRGYDVVVADAARGAVFGKDSAFFASGRLDDLASVHAGVVALQAHEPAAGAPIAVLAAFDHEELGSESRSGAAGPFLEDVLERVYDGLGADASARRRAYAASWCLSSDVGHSVHPNYVGRHDPVVQPVLGSGPILKLNANQRYATDAVGSAAWREWCERSGVATQEFVSNNGVPCGSTIGPITATRLGIRTVDVGIPILSMHSARELAGVSDLHDLTRVAGAFFAG; encoded by the coding sequence ATGCCCGTCACCCCGGTCGCTCTCGCCCACGCCGAGGACCTCGCCGACTTCGTCGCCGCCTCCCCCTCCAGCTATCACGCCGCGGCCGAGGTCGCCCGTCGCCTGGAGGACGCCGGGTTCACGCGGCTCGACGAGCACGACGGGTGGCCGTCCGCCGCGGGCGGGCGGTACGTCGTGGTGCGCGACGGAGCCGCGATCGCCTGGGTCGTCCCCGCCGACGCCACCGCGACCACGCCCGTGCAGGTCTTCGGCGCCCACACCGACTCCCCTGGCTTCAAGCTCAAGCCGCAGCCCACGACCGGTGTCCGCGGGTGGCTGCAGGCGGCGGTCGAGGTCTACGGCGGCCCGCTGCTGAACTCCTGGCTCGACCGGGAGCTGCGCCTCGCCGGTCGCCTGGCCCTCGCCGACGGCCGCGTCGTGCTCGCCGACACGGGTGCCCTGCTGCGACTGCCGCAGCTGGCGATCCACCTCGACCGCGGCGTGAACAACGGCCTCGCGCTCGATAAGCAGACCGAGACGCAGCCCGTGTGGGGACTGGGCGACCCGTCCGAGGCGGACATCCTCGCGGAGCTCGCGGCCTCCGCCGAGGTGTCGGTGTCTGACATCCGCGGCTACGACGTGGTGGTGGCCGATGCGGCACGCGGCGCGGTGTTCGGCAAGGACAGCGCCTTCTTCGCCTCCGGTCGCCTGGACGACCTCGCCTCCGTGCACGCCGGCGTGGTGGCGCTGCAGGCGCACGAGCCCGCCGCTGGTGCGCCGATCGCGGTGCTCGCCGCGTTCGACCACGAGGAGCTCGGGTCGGAGTCGCGCTCCGGCGCGGCCGGCCCGTTCCTGGAGGACGTGCTGGAGCGGGTCTACGACGGGCTGGGCGCCGACGCGTCGGCCCGCCGTCGGGCCTACGCCGCGTCGTGGTGCCTGTCGAGCGACGTGGGTCACTCGGTGCACCCCAACTACGTCGGCCGCCACGACCCCGTGGTGCAGCCGGTGCTCGGCTCCGGCCCCATCCTCAAGCTCAACGCCAATCAGCGCTACGCCACGGACGCGGTCGGCAGCGCCGCCTGGCGTGAGTGGTGCGAGCGCTCGGGCGTCGCCACGCAGGAGTTCGTGTCGAACAACGGCGTGCCCTGCGGCTCCACCATCGGACCGATCACGGCGACGCGCCTGGGCATCCGCACGGTCGACGTGGGCATCCCGATCCTGTCGATGCACTCGGCGCGGGAGCTCGCCGGCGTGAGCGACCTGCACGACCTGACACGCGTGGCCGGAGCGTTCTTCGCCGGCTGA
- a CDS encoding TetR/AcrR family transcriptional regulator: MPTPERTTTDAIVTAGREILEASGPSGLTMQAVARRVGVRAPSLYKRVKDREALLAAVATATVDALGERLERAGDDLAELATAYRAFAHAHPEGFRLMFAAPVPQEALERSAAPVIRACAATVGDDDALDAARLFTAWATGFLQMELAGAFRLGGDVDRAYAYGLRQLIGGLSR, translated from the coding sequence ATGCCGACCCCCGAACGCACCACGACCGACGCGATCGTGACCGCCGGACGAGAGATCCTCGAGGCGTCCGGTCCCTCGGGCCTCACGATGCAGGCCGTGGCGAGGCGCGTCGGCGTGCGCGCCCCCTCGCTCTACAAGCGCGTGAAGGATCGCGAGGCACTGCTCGCCGCGGTGGCGACCGCCACGGTCGATGCTCTGGGCGAGCGCCTCGAGAGGGCCGGCGACGACCTCGCCGAGCTCGCCACCGCCTACCGCGCCTTCGCGCACGCGCACCCCGAGGGCTTCCGGCTGATGTTCGCCGCACCCGTGCCGCAGGAAGCCCTCGAGCGCTCGGCGGCACCGGTCATCCGGGCGTGCGCGGCCACGGTCGGCGACGACGACGCCCTCGACGCCGCCCGGCTCTTCACCGCCTGGGCGACCGGGTTCCTGCAGATGGAGCTCGCGGGCGCCTTCCGCCTGGGCGGCGACGTCGACCGCGCCTACGCCTACGGCCTGCGGCAGCTCATCGGCGGCCTCTCCCGCTGA
- a CDS encoding PaaX family transcriptional regulator, translated as MTTEAAPTAVRDDIDARPGSTASLLRTLIGLYLRPLGGWISAAHLVHLAGELGIPAAQARTGVTRLKQKGLLLAERGETAGYRLNPEALPMLERGDRRIFTMRQMGDTDPWCLVSFSIPESARSVRHQLRRRLQWIGAGVVSPALWICPGHLRDEATQILEELGARQWATLFDAVAPAPAGTLVEAAAQWWDLGALRTEHLAFQASLSTLPPEPFAAYVHLLDRWRVLPYTDPGLPASMLPADWPGARSVERFTALSAELSAPALAHVRAVTAAAVDRADTPDPAVADRR; from the coding sequence ATGACGACTGAGGCGGCGCCGACCGCCGTGCGCGACGACATCGATGCCCGCCCCGGCAGCACGGCGTCGCTGCTGCGGACGCTGATCGGGCTGTATCTGCGGCCCCTCGGCGGCTGGATCTCCGCCGCGCATCTCGTGCACCTCGCGGGCGAGCTGGGGATCCCGGCCGCCCAGGCCCGCACGGGCGTGACGCGCCTGAAGCAGAAGGGGCTGCTGCTGGCCGAGCGCGGCGAGACCGCGGGATACCGCCTGAACCCGGAGGCGCTGCCCATGCTGGAGCGCGGCGACCGGCGCATCTTCACCATGCGGCAGATGGGCGACACCGACCCGTGGTGCCTGGTGTCGTTCTCGATCCCGGAGAGCGCCCGCAGCGTGCGGCATCAGCTGCGTCGCCGGCTGCAGTGGATCGGCGCGGGCGTGGTGTCGCCCGCCCTGTGGATCTGCCCCGGTCACCTGCGCGACGAGGCGACGCAGATCCTGGAAGAGCTCGGCGCGCGGCAGTGGGCGACGCTGTTCGACGCCGTGGCCCCCGCTCCCGCCGGCACCCTCGTGGAGGCGGCAGCCCAGTGGTGGGACCTGGGTGCGCTGCGGACGGAGCACCTCGCCTTCCAGGCGTCGCTCAGCACGCTGCCGCCCGAGCCGTTCGCCGCGTACGTGCACCTGCTCGACCGGTGGCGCGTGCTGCCCTACACCGACCCCGGGCTGCCCGCGTCGATGCTGCCGGCGGACTGGCCCGGCGCCCGCAGCGTGGAGCGGTTCACGGCGCTGTCGGCCGAGCTGTCCGCGCCGGCGCTGGCGCACGTGCGCGCCGTCACGGCGGCCGCGGTGGATCGGGCGGATACCCCGGATCCGGCGGTGGCGGACCGGCGCTGA
- a CDS encoding EamA family transporter, whose protein sequence is MSPLAFVLVLGAAVAHAAWNVIAHGISRAGSPFLWWGAVASTAVWIGAVPFTGGLGTSDLASFALGVGVSAVLHVVYMAVLQRGYREGSLSTVYATARGTGPFLSVIVAVLLLGERPSGIALVGVAAVIVGVVAAGLVDRGSGGGRGVDLGLVFGLLTGVAIAVYTIWDTHAVRTWSLSPVAFMVGTTLLQVPFYSIAVRRRWPAVWALGRAQWRRILAFGVLSPLSYILVLSAIQIAPVALVAPLREVSVVLVSLFGAVVLRESRPGWRVGASLIVLTGIVLLAL, encoded by the coding sequence GTGTCCCCACTCGCCTTCGTCCTGGTCCTCGGTGCCGCCGTCGCCCACGCCGCCTGGAACGTGATCGCGCACGGCATCAGCCGCGCCGGCTCGCCGTTCCTGTGGTGGGGCGCGGTGGCCAGCACGGCCGTGTGGATCGGGGCGGTGCCGTTCACGGGGGGCCTCGGCACGTCCGACCTCGCCTCGTTCGCCCTCGGGGTGGGTGTCTCGGCCGTGCTGCACGTGGTGTACATGGCGGTGCTGCAGCGCGGCTATCGCGAGGGCAGCCTGTCGACCGTGTATGCGACGGCGCGCGGGACCGGTCCCTTCCTGTCGGTGATCGTCGCGGTGCTGCTGCTGGGGGAGCGGCCGTCGGGCATCGCACTGGTCGGCGTCGCCGCGGTGATCGTCGGCGTGGTGGCGGCCGGGCTGGTCGACCGGGGGAGCGGCGGAGGGCGGGGCGTCGACCTCGGCCTGGTGTTCGGGCTGCTGACGGGCGTGGCGATCGCGGTGTACACGATCTGGGACACGCACGCGGTGCGCACGTGGAGCCTGTCGCCGGTGGCCTTCATGGTGGGCACGACCCTGCTGCAGGTGCCGTTCTACTCGATCGCGGTCCGTCGCCGCTGGCCCGCGGTGTGGGCGCTCGGGCGTGCCCAGTGGCGCCGCATCCTGGCGTTCGGTGTGCTGTCGCCCCTGTCGTACATCCTCGTGCTGTCGGCGATCCAGATCGCTCCGGTCGCGCTGGTCGCGCCGTTGCGCGAGGTGAGCGTGGTGCTGGTGAGCCTGTTCGGCGCGGTCGTGCTCAGGGAGTCGCGGCCAGGGTGGCGGGTGGGCGCCTCGCTCATCGTGCTGACCGGCATCGTGCTGCTTGCGCTGTGA
- a CDS encoding kynureninase, translated as MTDRSSDAALLDAARALDAADPLAAHLDAFAEAPGVTAYLDGNSLGRPLRDMPEKLAAFVHEDWGTRLIRSWDEQWMALPMRLGDRIGEVALGAAAGQTVVADSTSVLIYKLMRAAAAADPARTELVIETGNFPTDRFLAEGVAAETGLTIRWLEPDPVHGVTVDDVTAAVSDRTALVSLSHVDYRSGALADMPGITAAAHEAGALMMWDLCHSAGVVPMQLDAWGVDLAVGCTYKYLNGGPGSPAFAYLRHGLQGVLRQPIQGWWSAEDIFAMGPEYVPSGDIRQLLSGTPPVTSMLAMQGMLDLIEQSTIAGVRAKSQSLTDLAVRAYDEVLAPLGVRLLSPRDSARRGGHVTIGHPDFRDVTRRLWADGIIPDFRFPDGIRLGLSPLSTSHVETITGVLAVRDALESDDD; from the coding sequence ATGACCGACCGTTCCTCCGACGCCGCCCTGCTCGACGCCGCCCGTGCCCTCGACGCGGCCGACCCGCTCGCCGCGCACCTCGACGCGTTCGCCGAGGCGCCGGGGGTCACGGCCTACCTCGACGGGAACTCCCTCGGCCGCCCCCTGCGGGACATGCCGGAGAAGCTCGCCGCGTTCGTTCACGAGGACTGGGGCACCCGGCTCATCCGCTCGTGGGACGAGCAGTGGATGGCGCTGCCGATGCGCCTGGGCGACCGCATCGGCGAGGTCGCGCTCGGGGCGGCCGCCGGGCAGACCGTGGTGGCCGACTCGACCAGCGTGCTCATCTACAAGCTCATGCGCGCCGCGGCCGCCGCCGACCCCGCCCGCACGGAGCTCGTGATCGAGACGGGCAACTTCCCCACCGACCGGTTCCTCGCCGAGGGCGTCGCCGCCGAGACGGGGCTGACCATCCGCTGGCTGGAACCCGACCCGGTGCACGGCGTGACGGTGGACGACGTGACGGCCGCGGTGTCCGACCGCACCGCGCTCGTGTCGCTCAGCCACGTGGACTACCGCTCGGGCGCGCTGGCGGACATGCCGGGCATCACGGCGGCGGCGCACGAGGCGGGGGCGCTCATGATGTGGGACCTGTGCCACTCGGCCGGCGTCGTGCCGATGCAGCTGGACGCGTGGGGCGTCGACCTCGCGGTCGGCTGCACCTACAAGTACCTGAACGGCGGCCCGGGCTCCCCCGCGTTCGCGTACCTCCGCCACGGGCTGCAGGGGGTGCTCCGGCAGCCGATCCAGGGGTGGTGGAGCGCGGAGGACATTTTCGCGATGGGGCCGGAGTACGTGCCGAGCGGCGACATCCGGCAGCTGCTCAGCGGCACGCCGCCCGTCACCTCGATGCTCGCGATGCAGGGGATGCTCGACCTGATCGAGCAGTCGACGATCGCGGGGGTGCGGGCCAAGTCGCAGTCGCTGACCGATCTCGCGGTGCGCGCGTACGACGAGGTGCTCGCCCCGCTCGGCGTGCGGCTGCTGAGCCCCCGCGACTCCGCGCGACGCGGCGGGCATGTGACGATCGGCCACCCCGACTTCCGCGACGTCACCCGCCGGCTCTGGGCGGACGGCATCATCCCCGACTTCCGCTTCCCCGACGGCATCCGCCTCGGACTCTCCCCGCTCAGCACCTCGCACGTCGAGACGATCACGGGCGTGCTGGCCGTGCGCGACGCCCTGGAGTCCGATGACGACTGA
- a CDS encoding alpha/beta hydrolase, with protein MSTDAHTGESVHPTKARKPWHRTNVIVVIVVAIAAVVALISSLTPWPSAMVIRAVFTKGGDETAAEMDKHVPDTALDVQQGIAYGDAGTDTTMDVFRPADADGPLPTVVWIHGGAWISGEKENVDPYLRILAAEGYTTVGVNYTIGPEGVYPLAVRQLDQALAYIDEHAAELGIDPDQIVLAGDSAGSQLASQMATLITNPDYAEIVGIDPSLKADQLAATILNCGVYDLAALAELDGIAGWGLKTAMWAYSGTKTWAEDSTGSTMSTLDWVTADFPATYISGGNGDGLTWLQSIPMAKRLESLGVEVTTLFWPMDHEPALPHEYQFHLDLPDARTALDETIAFLGKHTTR; from the coding sequence ATGAGCACCGATGCGCACACCGGAGAGTCCGTCCACCCCACGAAGGCCCGGAAGCCCTGGCACCGCACGAACGTGATCGTGGTGATCGTGGTCGCCATCGCCGCCGTGGTCGCCCTCATCAGCAGCCTCACCCCCTGGCCGTCCGCCATGGTCATCCGCGCGGTGTTCACGAAGGGCGGCGACGAGACCGCCGCCGAGATGGACAAGCACGTGCCCGACACCGCGCTCGACGTGCAGCAGGGGATCGCGTACGGCGACGCGGGCACCGACACGACGATGGACGTGTTCCGCCCGGCCGACGCCGACGGTCCACTGCCGACCGTGGTGTGGATCCACGGGGGCGCCTGGATCTCGGGCGAGAAGGAGAACGTCGACCCGTACCTCCGGATCCTCGCGGCCGAGGGCTACACGACCGTCGGGGTGAACTACACGATCGGACCCGAGGGCGTGTACCCGCTCGCCGTGCGGCAGCTCGATCAGGCCCTCGCCTACATCGACGAGCACGCCGCGGAACTCGGCATCGACCCCGACCAGATCGTGCTCGCGGGCGACTCCGCCGGCAGCCAGCTCGCCAGCCAGATGGCCACGCTCATCACCAACCCCGACTACGCCGAGATCGTCGGCATCGACCCGTCGCTGAAGGCCGACCAGCTCGCCGCCACGATCCTCAACTGCGGCGTGTACGACCTCGCAGCCCTGGCCGAGCTCGACGGCATCGCCGGCTGGGGCCTCAAGACCGCGATGTGGGCGTACTCGGGCACCAAGACCTGGGCGGAGGACTCCACCGGGTCGACGATGTCGACGCTCGACTGGGTCACGGCGGACTTCCCCGCCACCTACATCTCCGGCGGCAACGGCGACGGTCTCACCTGGCTCCAGTCGATCCCGATGGCGAAGCGCCTCGAGTCCCTGGGTGTGGAGGTCACGACGCTGTTCTGGCCGATGGATCACGAGCCCGCCCTGCCGCACGAGTACCAGTTCCACCTCGACCTGCCGGATGCCCGGACCGCTCTGGACGAGACGATCGCGTTCCTGGGGAAGCACACCACCCGCTGA